The region AGATTCACATACTTGATTGCCATAGCTACATGAcattattaatatgttttttgGTACTCCCAACACATATCCACACTACAAGCACCAAACATCACATTTCTCCTCATGAACTCTGCAGCtacacagagaaaacatgaagcCGAGGGCAGATTCAGGCGATTATTCTCTGTAGATTCATCACAACCTCTTTCACAaagtcacattgttttcacattttcatttgataccttgatattataaaaatatagacTATAGCCGCTTTAAAATTCACAGCAAGAAATTAAGCTAAATGCACTCACCTTTCCTGGTGGGATCTTTCTGTCCTCGACCATCTGTACGAGGGGCTGCAGCTCATCCTTCAGTTCAGTGAGCTGCACACatcacaacaataaaaaaaaaaaataatcacacacaTCAATTACATGTTGATCTGTGGTAACTAAGCCAACATTTTAGCTTATTGTTATTTTACCTTTGCCTTGAAGTCCTGAATAAGTTCAAGCAGCTCCGGTGACTCCTTCTTCAGaagtttcattttttccttctGGGACATCTGCTTCAGGTCTTTCACaatcctctcctccttttctacAGTCTTGTTTTCATCCTTCTCCTCAACAGCAAATTCCTTCATTTACAGCCACATAAAATAACCAAAGTCAACACTTTTTATCACCACACGTGGAATTAACTGAAGGTGTGCAGGAGAGattcataattaaaaaaaacaacctgaaaaaaGTTTAAATCATAATCCTCCTCGCTCAGATTTGCAGCTAAACGTTTTTGGATATTTTtagcctcttcttcttcctcttgttcCTCAGCTTCCAACTCTTCTTGCAATTTCCCTTCTGTAATAACACAATTAAAATGTTGCATTAGccacacagacaacaaaatgaTCATGCCTCAGAAATACTGCTGGAGATTAAAGATACTTACTGGTGGTCACATAGTCAGTGTCATAGAACATCTTCTTCTTGGTGCCCCATGCCATTTCATTAGGAAGATCTGAGGAAGACAACAAAATTACAGTTAAATGTGTGCTAGTATGACAGTACACCAAATCCTGGACATAAACTGATGACTTTATGAttaccttcttcttttttctcctctagATCACTCTCCATGTctgtcccctcctcctcttcttcttcttcatcctcctccccctcctccgaCTCAGAGTCGTCCAGggccatcacttcctcctgcgAAATTCAGATGAGCTTGAATTCGTTCTTGAATTACATTCATTTCTGAAGGTAAATCCAAACAAACCACTACCTCATCATCCAGTTCCTCCGGGTCGCTCTCCATTTGAACACCACTGGCGAGAAGTTTCTGCAGCAAAGACACCAAAAAAAGTtagataaacataaaaacagcatcATACACTTAATGCAGAACTACTACTAATGGATCAAACTTACTGCAATCTTCTCATCGTGAAACTCGTCGATTTTGTCCTTTGTGTACTGTGACGATCtctgaagagaagagaggaaacatcCGACTGTCAGCACCGTTGAAAATAACAACCACAACACCAAAGCAGAGCTGATTTGGTGACAGTTTGTTGAGGGTTGAGAGCGGCTTGTGGGATAAATCATATCAATACCGCAACATGAGACTAGTAATCATCAGATTGTGGTTATTACAAGAAAGTAACAGTATTAGAGTAAAGTGGTAcacaataaaaccttttaaacCAGGGGTGTCAAACTCATTTCACATCGCGGGCCGCATACGGCCTAGGAAGATGTCAAGTGGGCCGGACCATTAAAATTGTAGCATACTCagctataaataacaaaaatgtcatgtctttcctttgttttagtgTAAAGAAGTACAAGAACATTAGGAAAAACTTGATATTtaatgaactattcttttacaaaacatttcatgaaacacCTCAGATTTCTTTAGAGAAACGTGCAATTTACTTTTATCATTCACATGTATGCATTGCAACTGATCCCAACTGATGCGGCGTGTCTTCTACTCTGACCAAAACAGTGCGCCCCTAGCGGATAATTCTTGAaaagcatttaatttaaaaaatcaaatccaagtcttttatggattttttcactttcaaattcaTCCTGCGGGCCTGATAGAACCTCCTTGCGGGCCGGTTCCGGCCCGCGGGCCATATGTTTGACACCCCTGTTTTAAACGTTTAACCATTTACGAGCAGTGGGCCTTGAATTTAGGGAAATCAATTTCCTTTCTTGGAGACACTTAAATGTGCCAATACTACTGAGCTCTGGATTaagttacatttacatttttaaggaGCCCCGCATCCACAGATATTGATATATCGTAAGTTTTCTTTGGGTAACAATTAATATAATCaacatatattatttatttttctgtcagtatGCTGAACCTCTGTTATTACTTGTTTTCCCTGGGCTTTCCTATTATGTAATATTGTAGTAATGAATCCAAGGACAggagcagactgcagcgtatcatccgctctgcagagagggtgatcggctgcaaccttccatctcttcaggacctgtactcctccaggaccctgaggagagcagggaagatcgctgccgacccctcccaccccggacaccatttgttcgaccccctcccctctggcaggaggctgcggtccatcaggaccaaaacctcccgccacaaaaacagtttcttcccctctgcagtcccccccccccccagaacacaaacacaagttatacgttataaCTTATACGttattaacgtacatcacccctgtcccccctgcgttacattaacgcccccaccccctactggacacttcatctggacactttactttattctggtcactgcactgtttgttatttatcttatttttattcttattttaccttttatattctacttattgttatcgaaacaatagcaccatcagaccacggcaaattccttgtaatgtatgttacttggcaataaacagtttctgattctgattctgatgaaatAAAACCCATTGTCACAATTATGTAATGCAACTCTGTCCAATTGGAAGCCTAAGGTGCATATACTGTCTgtagaacaacacacacacaggctaaaaATTGGCTTTTCCATCAGTGTTTGAAACCACACCAGTTCAGGCAGACAACAACACTGCAGAGAACAGGGAGAGGTCCTCTTACCTTATCAGGGACAGGCATGTTCTTGTAGGCTTCAGGGTCATCTTCATCATATGGCCCTGTCTTTTTGGGCCTTTGTACCTTCTGTACCCTGAGCagtaaaagaaaaggagacagatgTGCTTTAAtcttttctctgcaggattCAGAGGATGTTTATATCATCACATATCATCAAGTTCCTGTAGATCCTGGTGGGAAATGTGAGGGTCCCTGGTCAGTGCTACGAACTTATTAGACTTATAATTgctaaaggaaaacaaagaaaacagtgtgGGGAGGCCATGTTTAACGTTAGCACAACAGTCACATGCAAACGTGCAGACTCTGATTTTAGCCAACTTTAGCCAAACTCACCGTTTTGCTCGAACCATGATGGAAATGAATTAAACTTGCCTGCTACACGTTAGCAAACAAAACAGCTACGATGATAACCAGACGTTTCAACGCCAGTGCTTATGTGTggagattaaaacaaaagaaaactgtaaatatCCAGTTGAACGCATTTCCACACCGATTACCATGTGCTTCcggatttcttcttcttcttcttttttttattgacagtcTACAAAGCAATGTAAAAGGTGCATACCGCCCCCTACTGTACTGGAGTGTATAGCGTCATTTTATTTAGTAGcgttttttaaattatttgtttataggttaaaataaaataaaaaataatatcacatgcaaacaacaataaaaaatgaatgtgcagagaggggaaaaatcCTCTACGGGCTTATTCATGACCTCTGcccaaataatataaaacaaagtcataaaaaacaagattataaaacagagattaaagtctttccttttaaaaaggaaaatgctcCGTAGAATGCTATTTTAACCAAACGGGGAAAAAAGTTTCATAAATTAGGACCTCTGATCTGAAATTAAACCCTGCAGCTAATTTTAAAGAGacattgaaaactgaaaaacattttttcgTTTATTTGGCtattttttgatatttgattaattCAGTTGCTGCATGTCTCATTGGTGTTCATTTCACAACAGGTGAATGTCCCAGATTTTCTCTACATTATGCTTTAAAAGAGTTCTCTCCACTATGTCAATTAACTTCTGTTGGGGAATTTATTTACAGGCTGTGAGTCTAAAAAGTATTGGTCActtttaaatcataaaatgtaaacTGCACTTCAAGTCCCCCAAATCcctgaaaaacactgacatgatgtATGTGTCTTCAGTGTTAGCTACAGGCCTGTTATCTCTTTCTACACTGAAACATTTGGTTCTTATCAGCACATTCAACATTTCCCATTTGCATTAAGTCCAGGATGTCCTAACCTTAATACTGAAGAAATAACATCTTCTTTGTGACATCTACCTTCTAACTCTGACAGACCTTTGTATTCTATGATGATCTCCACCTGTACTGTCTCTAGTCCGTATTTTCTGCCAAGCCATCATAATTTATCAATTACTTTATCTATCACTTTTGCTTATTTTGCAGATTTATCAGCACAATCATTCACATTGCCATATTCTGTGTACTTCATACTGTGAACTTTTGCACATTCCCTGCACAAAACGGTACAgctct is a window of Enoplosus armatus isolate fEnoArm2 chromosome 3, fEnoArm2.hap1, whole genome shotgun sequence DNA encoding:
- the utp3 gene encoding something about silencing protein 10, producing the protein MVRAKRVQKVQRPKKTGPYDEDDPEAYKNMPVPDKRSSQYTKDKIDEFHDEKIAKLLASGVQMESDPEELDDEEEVMALDDSESEEGEEDEEEEEEEGTDMESDLEEKKEEDLPNEMAWGTKKKMFYDTDYVTTKGKLQEELEAEEQEEEEEAKNIQKRLAANLSEEDYDLNFFQEFAVEEKDENKTVEKEERIVKDLKQMSQKEKMKLLKKESPELLELIQDFKAKLTELKDELQPLVQMVEDRKIPPGKGADYLKTKQQLYLNYCTNISFYLVLKAKRIPAHNHPVIERLLTYRNLINELGPVDDRLAPQLCGLLAGEENDKAASRPAEGKKTRVSRKKEKDSGETTPEVEEDSDSDLDEEAALRFYKDMEMRVKLKRKSSNPEAEELKENEHEEEELDPDVKRGITYQMAKNKGLTPKRKKIDRNPRVKHREKFRRANIRRKGQVREVRREDTRYSGERSGIRAGVKKSVKLK